A part of Leptolyngbyaceae cyanobacterium genomic DNA contains:
- a CDS encoding alpha/beta hydrolase-fold protein, producing the protein MGNIKIIRDFFSFSEQVNRTIRIFTPDAYQFQPDKRFPVLYMFDGQNIFSHPESALYDTWCANTTLENLASQKIIEPWIIVGIDHLPNRLEEYSPGIGGRANLTGEFLVNHLKPLIDKTYRTLPETYNTAVMGASLGGLFSLYLGKTYPQIFGRIGGISPALMLGGNQMFEYWDKHTHQWSKILLHVGSKEQYSFYGVWLDYVPVTKDFYHHLKKLGYADYELHFVLAEGDIHHETSWQKRLPNIMTWLLEPAQGI; encoded by the coding sequence CTCGGAACAAGTTAACCGCACCATTCGTATTTTCACGCCTGACGCTTACCAATTTCAACCAGATAAGCGATTCCCGGTGCTGTATATGTTCGACGGACAAAACATTTTTTCTCATCCCGAATCTGCTTTGTACGATACTTGGTGTGCCAATACAACTTTAGAAAATCTAGCATCGCAAAAAATTATTGAACCTTGGATTATTGTAGGAATCGACCACTTACCAAACAGACTAGAAGAATATTCTCCTGGTATAGGAGGTCGCGCTAATTTAACAGGGGAATTCTTAGTTAATCATTTAAAACCATTAATCGATAAAACTTATCGGACACTACCGGAAACTTATAATACTGCTGTAATGGGTGCTAGTTTAGGCGGCTTATTTTCTCTATATTTAGGCAAAACCTATCCGCAAATCTTCGGTCGCATTGGCGGGATTTCTCCCGCGCTGATGTTGGGTGGTAATCAGATGTTTGAATATTGGGATAAACACACTCATCAATGGTCAAAAATTCTCTTGCACGTTGGTAGCAAAGAACAATACTCATTTTATGGAGTTTGGTTAGATTACGTGCCTGTTACCAAAGACTTTTATCATCATTTGAAAAAGCTCGGTTATGCCGATTATGAATTACACTTTGTGCTAGCAGAAGGTGATATTCACCATGAAACATCTTGGCAAAAACGCTTACCTAATATTATGACTTGGTTGCTAGAACCAGCACAGGGGATTTAA